A stretch of the Nosocomiicoccus ampullae genome encodes the following:
- the rsmA gene encoding 16S rRNA (adenine(1518)-N(6)/adenine(1519)-N(6))-dimethyltransferase RsmA codes for MKDIATVSRTKEIVKKYNFNTKKSLGQNFLIDKNIIQEVLRKAEINDEIGVIEVGPGIGSLTEQLAKVAKKVVAFEIDDRLIPVLDDTLSAYDNIKIIHEDILQADIETVIDEEFSDVKEVIVVANLPYYVTTPILMNFLMYHKKISRFYTMMQKEVGERLSASPSSKSYGSLSIAIQYYTEAKVIQNVPKTVFMPPPNVDSIVVELVRHEHPPVKVDDEETFFKLTRGAFLMRRKTIYNNYQTLFVNGKKKKQEILDMLEAANIDPKRRGESLSIEEYARIYESFKNSNLKF; via the coding sequence ATGAAAGATATCGCAACAGTTAGTCGCACAAAGGAAATTGTAAAAAAGTATAACTTTAATACGAAAAAAAGTTTAGGCCAAAATTTTTTAATCGATAAAAACATCATTCAAGAAGTATTAAGAAAAGCAGAAATTAATGACGAAATTGGTGTTATTGAAGTGGGTCCAGGAATCGGATCACTTACTGAACAACTTGCAAAAGTCGCAAAAAAAGTTGTCGCTTTTGAAATTGACGACCGTCTAATCCCAGTATTAGATGATACGTTAAGTGCGTATGATAACATTAAAATTATCCACGAGGATATTTTACAAGCAGACATTGAAACAGTTATTGACGAAGAATTTAGTGATGTTAAAGAAGTGATTGTTGTTGCGAACTTGCCATATTACGTTACGACACCAATTCTTATGAACTTTTTAATGTATCATAAAAAGATTTCACGATTTTACACGATGATGCAAAAAGAAGTTGGCGAAAGATTGAGTGCATCTCCAAGTAGTAAAAGTTATGGCTCTTTATCGATTGCAATTCAGTATTACACTGAAGCAAAAGTTATTCAGAATGTACCAAAAACAGTATTTATGCCACCACCAAATGTTGACTCAATCGTCGTTGAACTCGTAAGGCACGAGCATCCACCCGTTAAAGTAGACGATGAGGAAACATTCTTTAAATTAACGCGCGGGGCATTTCTGATGAGAAGAAAGACAATCTATAACAATTATCAAACTTTATTTGTCAACGGTAAAAAGAAAAAACAAGAAATATTAGATATGCTAGAAGCAGCGAACATCGATCCAAAACGACGTGGTGAGAGCTTATCAATTGAAGAATATGCCCGTATTTACGAAAGCTTCAAAAATAGTAATCTTAAATTTTAA
- a CDS encoding TatD family hydrolase, whose translation MLIDTHVHLNADQYEGEIDDVITRAKEDGVEKFVVIGFDRKTIQRTMDLIEAYDEVYGVIGWHPVDAVDCTDEDLEWIESLADNEKIVAIGEMGLDYHWDKSPKDVQEEVFIKQIELAKRVNLPIVIHNREAEEDAIRILEENDAKTVGGIMHSFHNGTDEQIDRVLDMGFYVSLAGVITFKNAKRPKEVAQYVPLNRLVVETDAPYLTPHPYRGKRNEPKHVRLVAEELAELRGISIEEVEEATTENAKRIYNI comes from the coding sequence ATGTTAATAGATACACACGTTCATTTAAACGCAGATCAATATGAAGGTGAAATTGATGACGTCATTACACGTGCTAAAGAAGATGGTGTGGAAAAATTTGTCGTTATCGGGTTTGATCGTAAAACGATTCAACGTACGATGGATTTAATCGAAGCGTACGATGAGGTATACGGCGTCATCGGATGGCATCCAGTCGATGCGGTTGATTGTACTGATGAAGATCTAGAGTGGATTGAATCTCTCGCAGACAATGAAAAAATCGTAGCGATTGGTGAAATGGGACTAGATTATCACTGGGATAAGTCGCCAAAAGATGTACAAGAAGAAGTATTTATTAAACAAATCGAACTCGCCAAACGCGTCAACTTACCAATTGTTATTCATAACCGTGAGGCAGAAGAAGATGCGATTCGTATATTAGAAGAAAACGACGCAAAAACAGTCGGTGGCATCATGCACTCATTTCATAACGGTACAGATGAACAAATCGACCGAGTATTAGATATGGGCTTTTATGTGTCACTCGCTGGTGTTATTACGTTTAAAAATGCTAAACGCCCGAAAGAAGTGGCGCAGTACGTCCCACTAAATCGACTCGTTGTAGAGACAGATGCGCCGTACTTAACTCCTCATCCATATAGAGGAAAACGTAACGAACCAAAGCACGTTCGACTTGTTGCAGAAGAACTTGCAGAACTTCGTGGTATTTCTATTGAAGAAGTAGAAGAAGCAACGACTGAAAACGCAAAAAGAATTTACAATATTTAA
- a CDS encoding Veg family protein: MPKTLRDIRGILEDEVGSPVLLEAQGGRRTIIRRKGVLRETHPAIFVVELDPEKHNFECVSYSYSDILTKHVEITVFNEDKTEKLVLIEDEEVAN, translated from the coding sequence ATGCCAAAGACATTAAGAGATATCCGAGGAATCTTAGAAGACGAAGTAGGAAGTCCCGTATTACTTGAAGCACAGGGTGGTAGACGTACAATTATTAGACGTAAAGGTGTGTTAAGAGAAACACATCCAGCGATATTTGTCGTCGAACTTGATCCAGAAAAACATAACTTTGAATGTGTCTCATATTCATATTCAGACATCTTGACTAAACATGTAGAAATCACAGTTTTCAATGAAGACAAGACAGAGAAACTTGTATTGATTGAAGACGAAGAAGTGGCAAATTAA
- the rnmV gene encoding ribonuclease M5, with protein MKPYIKEIIIVEGRDDTSRLNEVFNCETIETNGSAISNRTLEEIEVALNTRGAIIFTDPDYPGQKIRNTILERFPNIKEAFISRSKAKNKQGKIGVENASPNDLKEALERVVTSSVKDEETISKSDMIDLKLSGQKDSKDRRHYVSEKLNIGYANANSMRQKFNRYSIKKATIVDVLKDYKEDV; from the coding sequence GTGAAACCATACATAAAAGAAATCATCATCGTTGAAGGTCGTGATGACACAAGTCGTTTAAACGAAGTATTTAACTGTGAGACGATTGAAACAAATGGGTCTGCGATTAGTAATCGTACACTTGAAGAAATAGAAGTTGCGTTAAATACTCGAGGTGCAATTATTTTTACTGACCCAGATTATCCAGGTCAAAAAATTAGAAATACGATACTTGAACGATTCCCAAATATTAAAGAAGCGTTTATTAGTCGTAGTAAAGCAAAAAATAAGCAAGGTAAAATCGGTGTTGAAAACGCGTCACCGAATGATCTAAAAGAAGCGCTAGAAAGAGTTGTAACAAGTTCAGTAAAAGATGAAGAGACAATCTCAAAAAGCGATATGATTGACTTAAAGTTATCTGGACAAAAAGATTCTAAAGATAGACGCCATTATGTATCCGAAAAATTAAATATTGGATATGCGAATGCGAATAGTATGAGGCAAAAATTTAACCGATATTCAATTAAAAAAGCAACGATCGTAGACGTGCTAAAAGATTATAAGGAAGATGTTTAA